The proteins below are encoded in one region of Danio rerio strain Tuebingen ecotype United States chromosome 14, GRCz12tu, whole genome shotgun sequence:
- the ccdc69 gene encoding coiled-coil domain-containing protein 69, with the protein MGCHNSKVCGQVSKKKKKNKAQEGEKHTKDIKLQDGSGTHSSEEERCCLENQLENYEWQLKILHAVLTASGDQEREQLLKDHPGDICTLVHSITEKVKTEISADLNDLHEQQMRSVSEQHQSETEELQRLHSEEKNVLNESYAAAEEALKDQIEDLTSELKLFNELKRRAEASTLKRDLQRNIETHGSPGEFWEQEQESLLFVIEMKRQNLQDQGNKLLQMEALVEKNLSLEDQLLQALQQNEDFRVRIENYQSLIQQLSKEQNDMQEVLEKQSLQNQKLIQEKEELLFKLLHRRDSCSAFHLPSVIPTQVSPS; encoded by the exons ATGGGTTGTCACAACAGCAAAGTTTGTGGCCAGGTCTCCAAGAAAAAG aagaaaaataaagcaCAAGAAGGTGAGAAACACACAAAGGACATCAAACTGCAAGATGGAAGTG GTACACACTCATCTGAGGAGGAGCGCTGTTGTTTGGAGAATCAGCTGGAGAATTATGAGTGGCAGCTAAAGATCCTACATGCCGTTTTGACGGCTTCAGGAGACCAAGAGAGAGAGCAACTCCTCAAGGACCATCCTGGAGACATCTGCACTTTAGTCCACAGCATTACAGAGAAG GTGAAGACTGAGATTAGTGCAGATCTGAACGATCTTCATGAACAACAAATGAGGAGCGTCTCAGAACAACATCAGAGTGAGACTGAAG AGCTACAGCGATTGCACAGCGAGGAGAAGAATGTTTTAAATGAGTCTTACGCTGCAGCCGAGGAAGCTCTGAAG GATCAGATTGAAGACTTGACGTCAGAGCTGAAGCTGTTCAACGAGTTAAAACGTCGAGCAGAGGCGTCCACGCTCAAGAGAGATCTTCAGAGGAATATTGAG ACTCATGGCAGCCCTGGTGAATTTTGGGAGCAGGAGCAGGAGAGCCTGTTATTTGTAATTGAAATGAAACGTCAGAATTTGCAAGACCAGGGGAACAAGCTGCTGCAGATGGAAGCACTG GTGGAGAAGAATCTGTCGTTGGAGGATCAGCTCCTGCAGGCTCTCCAGCAGAACGAGGACTTCAGAGTCCGAATAGAAAATTACCAAAGCCTCATACA ACAACTGTCCAAAGAGCAGAATGACATGCAGGAGGTGCTGGAGAAACAGTCCCTGCAGAATCAGAAGCTCATCCAGGAGAAAGAGGAGCTGCTGTTTAAACTGCTGCACCGCAGAGACTCCTGCTCCGCCTTCCACCTGCCCTCAGTCATTCCCACACAAGTGTCTCCCAGCTGA